AGCAAGCGTTACATCAGACTTTGATTGCCCCGAAACCGCATTTTGGCTGATAAACCAAGGTTCCAGCGCCAAAATACATCCGGTAACGGAAGCTGAAAAAATAAAAAGACCGGCCACTACCGTGGAGGCAAAATGGAGCCTTCGCCAAAATTCAGTCATCCAACTCAGGGGTTTTTGATCAGTTTCACGTAGCGAATGTAGCCAGTGCCTTCGACGGCTTTACCCACATTTGCCTCCGAAAAGGCCATTTCAACATCTTTCTCTTTGTAGTCTTTGTTTTCGACGGCAGTTTCAAACCGTAGTTGATAGCCTTTATCAAACACAGTTTCATCCGCCGTGATGGAAAATACCCTGCGACTCCCGGCCGTGATGGAAGCTCCCGAAACACCATCCACATTTTCTTTGGTAATGGTATAAAACTTAAACCAAGAAGGCAGGTCATCCCACCAGCGTTTTTCTTTGCCAAAGACCTGCAACGTTTTTTTGTATTTCCCTTTGTTGTCAATCAATGAAACCATTACATAAGCGCCTTCGCCGGAGTAGTTGGTGAGTTGCACCAAACACTTGAAAGATACCTGAGCAGAAGCTGATTTAAAACTAACTGAGCTGTAGGCGGCAATCAGTAAGACCACTACTCCCACCATTATTTTTTTCGACATATTCATTCCTATTTTTTAAGAAAATCAAGATTTACTTTTTGCTTACCCAACACTTCATTTTCAGCAATGAGGTCGAGTACCGATTCATCCAACTCAGTTTTCACGTTGGGATTGGCTCCTTTTTCAACCAAAAACGTTAATAAATCCAGGTTTTTAGCCTTCATGCCTGCATAATGCAGCACCGTATAGCCGTCTTTGTCTTTGGCGTTGATGTCTTCGCCCCATTCAATCAATTTTGCCAGTAGTTCTTTATCGTCTTTTTCCAACGCCGTGTGAAGTAATTTTCCTGTTTTGGGAAAGGTCAATCCGGACGAAGCAAGCAAATTCATGATATCGCCGGCGCGCTGAAGGCTCCCTCTGCCCTTCCGATACGAACTCACGAGTGTGAAATACAAATCATTGCCGTCTTTGTCTCTAAGGTCCGTTTTTGCTCCTTTCTCAATCAACAATTTCACCACTTCTGCGGAGTTCATAGCCACGGCATTCGACAAAGCCGATTTGTTGATTTTATTGACGGCATTCACGTTGTTTTTATCCAACCAGAAGCGTACATACGTTGGAGTACCGTTGGTGGCAGCCAACATCAACGGCGTATTTCCTTCTTTATCAGCATGCGAAAGATTCATTCCGTTTTCGGTAAGAAATTGAAGTACAGGCTCATCTGCCCCCATACGTGCTACGGCATGTACTAATGTCTGCCCGTTGGGGGACTGAACTTTAGGGTCTAAACCCAAACTTTTGAGGTATAGAAGCATTTCGACGTTGAGTCTTCCCCCACGACCGCGACCGATGAACGAGAATGCATTTTCGCCCGCCGGATTGGGGGCATAACTTACGCCCATTGCCACGAGTTCTTTGAGGGTTTTGAGATTGCCTCCCGGCACGGCGTAATGAAACAGCCCGTTGCCTTTTTTATCGGTATCTTTCAGCGTAAGTCCTTTACTGACAAAATAATTAAGAAACGAAACATCCTTTAAGCCACCAATTGCGGTCAGCATTACGTTGCGACCTTCTTCATCTTTGTCATTTTTTATGTCTCCGCCGTTTTTAAGGCATAGCTCATAGATTTCAGGGTCGGCTTTACCGCTCAGTGCCGCGTGCATCAGGAGTGACTGCCCGTGGCTGTTGATGAGGTCGGTTTTCGATTTTTTTTCTAACAATAACTTCATCACCGGCACATTCCCTTTTTGGGTAGTCCACATCAAATAATTGTTGGAGTGGTGCGTCACGACGTTAACATCAATGCCGGGTTGGTCAAAAATAAACCTGATGGTTTCATCATCACAATCGGCCATCATAGACAGCAGTGGGCCATCCCAGCCGCCCGGGCCCATTTCAAGGATATTGTGTCCTTCGGCCATTTTCTGTTTTACGATCTCAACAGACGGTTTGGTTGCCCAAAATTCGCGACTGTGGAAGATATTCTGCGCAAAAAGCGAAGCCTCCGCCAACACAAACAGGAGGGTTAAAGTGAGTTTATTTTTCATTTTTGACATTGATTGAGCGGTTACTGAAAATTATGGCAGTTGTTTTTTAAATCCCTCGGTCCGAACCACTTCCAAGCCTTGTTTCCCTTTAAAGACAATTTGCAGTTCAAAATCCAGTTGTTTGGCCAAGGCAAGGCTTTTGTCTTTTCCCACTACCGTAAATGCCGTGGCCCAGGCATCCGCTTCGGTACAGGTAGGGGCTAAAACCGATACCGACACGACAGAATGCGCCACGGGCTTACCGGTTGTAGGGTTAAGGATATGGCTTAATTGTTTCCCGTCCATTTCCAGAAAATTCCGATAGTTACCGGAGGTAGCCAGGCTCATTGTGCCCAAGGATACAATTGAGTGTAGTTCATTCTGTTCGCCGGTTTCGTTTTGTATAGGTTTCTCAATACCCACTTTCCAGTCCTCCCCTTTGCTGTTTTTACCCCTTGCTCTCACCTCTCCTCCTACTTCAATGAGGTAGTTCAGGATGCCTTTGTTTTCGAGATGAGCGGCGATGACATCCACGGTATAGCCTTGGGCAATGGCATTAAAATCCAATTGAATGGCAGGGTGTTGTTTTGTGACTCTGTTGCCGTCGAGCATAACTTTTTCTAAGCCGATGAATTGTTTTAATGAATCAATCGTGCGGTCGTCGGGCAGCGGCAGGTCGTTGGTACGGATAAAGCCCCATGCTCTGCTCAAGGGGCCGATGGTTGGGTCAAAAGCCCCCGATGATTGCCGATGTACCTCCATTGACTTCCGGAGTACATTCTGAAAATGCTCATCAACTTCCTGCCAATCAGTTATTTTATTAAACCTTGAAATACCGGAAGTACTATCCCACAGCGACATGCTGCGGTCTATTACCTGAAAAATGCTGTCTGCGTGTTCGGCGGAAAATGCCCTTTGTTGCCCTTTGAAGGTAATGGCATACGTCGTTCCCTGCGCCTTTCCTGTAATTTTTTGATATTCCTTTTCCGCTTTTTCACAGGCTGAAAAAACGACACTTGAGACAAGACAAACAACAAACAGCTTATTCATTTAGAAAGAACTAATTTAATTGGCTGCCATTCAGTTTCGTTCTTGAAAGACAGCCTTTGAAAATCAATTTAGAAAATACGGATGTAGTGACTTCCTGCTTTATTTACCAATTTTGCCCCTTTGGTTACCTCACCGGTTCTTTTCTTAAAGATGTAGATATTGCCATCTTTTCCTACGGGGGTTACGGCCACAAATACTTCGCCGCCGCTCACCTTTGGCGTTCAGATCCACACGAGCGATGTACCCCTGCTCCATTCCTTTGTGGGTATAAAGTACGCAGGCAATTCCGTTACCTGCATATTTCCAACTGTCAACGTATACCGCTTTTACGCCCAATGCGGCATCTAAACTGAATACATACGAATCATTGTACTCATTGTTTTGGTTGATTCTCAGGATGTGTGCGCTGCTGTGTCGTTGAGTAGCCTGATAGATATTTCCATCTTCTGCCACAAAGCCGTTGGGGCTGCGGTAGCCGCTGTTGTCTCCCAAACTTATGGTTGAAGTAATAATTTCCGGATTTTCGGGCGAAACATAATCTACCACCACCGATTTGCGGCCTAAGGGGTCGAACGTGCTTTCGGTAAGACCGGTAGCCGTGCCCGACATACCATTGAGATTATAATTGATGACCGAACCCAACCCGCCATTTTGACGTATCCTGATGCCTGCGGTTCTGTCCAGCATTTCGTTGGTTTGAACATTACGCTGTGCTATTTCTTTGGTTTCAATAACGTTTACGGCAAAGCCCTTGCTCTCAATTTCTTTTTTCTCCGATTTTTGAATTACCATCACTTCGTCCAACTCAACGTTTTTGGGCTTTACGAGGATTGATACGTCAATTAGCGCGTTATTTACATCAATTTTTATACTTTGGGATTCAATCTTCACCGAAGAAACCGTGAGTTCATCCTTCCCTAAGGGTACATTCTTTAACACAAAAAATCCATAATGATCGGCAATACTGGTAGTATTGCTTTTGGTCAATTTTACGCCGGCAAAACTTACTCCGCCGTTTTCTTTCGAATACACCTTACCCCTGAGCGTCGCTGTTTGTGCCAAACCATTGAGATAACGCAGCGTAAGCAAAAAAGTGGTAAACATTATTTTCATGATAGAAATGGGATAGAACAGAAAAAAGTATTCAATCAAAATAACATTGCAACGAGT
Above is a window of Runella slithyformis DSM 19594 DNA encoding:
- a CDS encoding DUF2271 domain-containing protein, whose amino-acid sequence is MSKKIMVGVVVLLIAAYSSVSFKSASAQVSFKCLVQLTNYSGEGAYVMVSLIDNKGKYKKTLQVFGKEKRWWDDLPSWFKFYTITKENVDGVSGASITAGSRRVFSITADETVFDKGYQLRFETAVENKDYKEKDVEMAFSEANVGKAVEGTGYIRYVKLIKNP
- a CDS encoding ankyrin repeat domain-containing protein translates to MKNKLTLTLLFVLAEASLFAQNIFHSREFWATKPSVEIVKQKMAEGHNILEMGPGGWDGPLLSMMADCDDETIRFIFDQPGIDVNVVTHHSNNYLMWTTQKGNVPVMKLLLEKKSKTDLINSHGQSLLMHAALSGKADPEIYELCLKNGGDIKNDKDEEGRNVMLTAIGGLKDVSFLNYFVSKGLTLKDTDKKGNGLFHYAVPGGNLKTLKELVAMGVSYAPNPAGENAFSFIGRGRGGRLNVEMLLYLKSLGLDPKVQSPNGQTLVHAVARMGADEPVLQFLTENGMNLSHADKEGNTPLMLAATNGTPTYVRFWLDKNNVNAVNKINKSALSNAVAMNSAEVVKLLIEKGAKTDLRDKDGNDLYFTLVSSYRKGRGSLQRAGDIMNLLASSGLTFPKTGKLLHTALEKDDKELLAKLIEWGEDINAKDKDGYTVLHYAGMKAKNLDLLTFLVEKGANPNVKTELDESVLDLIAENEVLGKQKVNLDFLKK
- a CDS encoding FAD:protein FMN transferase, whose product is MNKLFVVCLVSSVVFSACEKAEKEYQKITGKAQGTTYAITFKGQQRAFSAEHADSIFQVIDRSMSLWDSTSGISRFNKITDWQEVDEHFQNVLRKSMEVHRQSSGAFDPTIGPLSRAWGFIRTNDLPLPDDRTIDSLKQFIGLEKVMLDGNRVTKQHPAIQLDFNAIAQGYTVDVIAAHLENKGILNYLIEVGGEVRARGKNSKGEDWKVGIEKPIQNETGEQNELHSIVSLGTMSLATSGNYRNFLEMDGKQLSHILNPTTGKPVAHSVVSVSVLAPTCTEADAWATAFTVVGKDKSLALAKQLDFELQIVFKGKQGLEVVRTEGFKKQLP
- a CDS encoding carboxypeptidase-like regulatory domain-containing protein codes for the protein MKIMFTTFLLTLRYLNGLAQTATLRGKVYSKENGGVSFAGVKLTKSNTTSIADHYGFFVLKNVPLGKDELTVSSVKIESQSIKIDVNNALIDVSILVKPKNVELDEVMVIQKSEKKEIESKGFAVNVIETKEIAQRNVQTNEMLDRTAGIRIRQNGGLGSVINYNLNGMSGTATGLTESTFDPLGRKSVVVDYVSPENPEIITSTISLGDNSGYRSPNGFVAEDGNIYQATQRHSSAHILRINQNNEYNDSYVFSLDAALGVKAVYVDSWKYAGNGIACVLYTHKGMEQGYIARVDLNAKGERRRSICGRNPRRKRWQYLHL